The genomic region ACCACAGGCACAGCAGCACGGAACAGCCTTCGGCTATCACCGTGGCCACGGCAGCACCGGCAACTCCCATGCCGAAACCTGCCACCAGCAGAAGGTCGAGTCCTATGTTGCACAGGGCTGCCGCCAGCAGAAAGACGAGCGGCATGAGACTGTCGCCTATCCCCCGCAACAGGCCCGCCAGCATATTGTAGGCAAGAAGTACGGGCATCCCCCAAAAAATGACGCGCAGGTAGGAAACGGCCATATCCAGAGCCGCATCCGGGGTGCGCAACGCACGCAGCAGAGGTTCTGCCGTCAGAAGTCCTGCCAGCGATGTCAGAAGGGCCAGCCCGGCCCAGAGCCACAGCGCAGCCGTCACGGCCCTGCCCATGGCTGCTCCGTCCCTGCCTCCGTAGCAGCGCGCCACCACCAGGGAAAAACCGTTGGACAGACCGGAGAAAAGTCCCACCACCACGATATACACCGCCACCGTGCAGCCCAGAGCGGCCAGAGCGTCGTCGCCGAGCACATGGCTCACCACGGCGAGGTCGGCCATCTGGTAGCCCTGCTGGAATACATTGCCGAGAAAAATGGGCAGCGCGAAAAGCAGCATACCCGTGAGGGGATTGCCCCGGGTAAGATCAATCTTCATGGGAAACATCAAAAAAGCCCCCGCGGTTGTCGCAGGGGCTGAAAATAATGCCGGCATCGGCCTACTTTCCCACGCAAAAATACGCAGTATCATGGGCGATGAAGCGCTTAACTTCCGAGTTCGGAATGGGATCGGGTGTACCCGCTTCTCTATGGACACCGGCAAATATGGAAACCGCAAAAACGGTTGTTGTCGCTTCGAGGCTTATATAAAAAAGCCACTCCTCTGGCAAGCATTTTTTTGCCGTTCCGGGAGCAGACGCAAGCATCCCGCCTGCCCGGCCGCCTCAACTTCCCGCAGGAGCATGGCTTTCCCCGAAGAGACGCCGTGTTTTTGCGGCCCGGTCCCGCATCCCTGCAAAAAGCGCCGCATCGCCCGCGCGCATACGCAGAGCGTCTTTTCCCGGTCATGTTCTCCGGGGGAACACGGCATCACCGGCAGGGCCATGCCCGCGCCCGCAGAAAACGCCTCCTCCGCCGCATGGGGAAGAAGCCCGGCCGCCCCCTTCAGGCCCGGGAGAGGCCGGAAAAACACGCCGTCCCTGCGCGGACCATACGGTATCGCCGGCGGAATACGGCGTCATCCTTTACGGGCGCGCCCCGGCGGAATGTCCGGCGCGGCTCAACTGTTTTCTTTGACATACTCCGGCAGCCACAGGCTTTCGTATATTTTGCTGCGCCCGAGCACTCTTTTCCGCAGCGTATCACGATAGTTCTTTTCCGGCGCAACATCCGTGGAAAAAACGTTGTAGCCGAAGCCCAGCCTGTCGCCTTCCACGGTAAATCCCAAAGCGGCGAGCAGCGAGGGGAAAAGGTCGAAATGCGTGATTACTTCCCGCACGGGCACAAGCGTCGCATCCCGCTTCAGGGAACAGAGCACGAAGCGTCCTTCCACATGCTTGAGGTCCACGCCGTCCATTTCCGGCATTCTGGCCAGATGATCGCCCATGACGAGAATGACGAAATCATCCTCCCAGCCCTTGTCGCTGATGTGTCTGAGCAGACGCTGCACCTGAGAGAGGGAACACTTCACATAGCCGCCCCAGTTCTCGGAAAAGCCCTGATCCACGCACGGCGGAGAAAGGAAGCCCGGTTCATGGGTATCCATGGTGGAAAGGGCGAAGCTGAACTTCCTGCCTTCCGCCATGAGTTCATCAATGCGCTCGATGCTGCGGTCCACCATGTCGCTGTCGTACATGGCCCAGATGTTCATGGTGGCCGGGTCCACATGCTTTTTCTCTATCCATTCCTCCTTGGCCATGAACTCTTCATAGCCGTGGCTGAGGAAGAACTTGTTCAGACCGGAGAACAGCCCGCTGGAACCGTTGTAGTACACGTTGTGGTAGCCGTCCTTCTGCAGATAATCCCCGAGGCACAGCGCGCCGGGAAGATACCGGTCGAGAGCCCAGCCGGTAAGGTTGCCGCTCAGGATGGATATGGACTTGAGCGGAATGCCGCACTGCGAGGCGACGATGCCGCCGATGGTGAAATCCGCGCCGGGCATCTGATCGATGCGCAGGTCGGGCGTTTCTATGGAGGGACGCAGCGGAGCAAGCAGGTCTTCTCCCATCACGTCGCTTCTGCCGAAGGTTTCCTCTATGCTCTCACAATAGAGAATAAGCAGATTCTTTTTCCCGGTTCCCGAAACCTTCACCGTGCGGGGGTCCACATACGCGCCTTCGGCATAAAAATCCCCCAGAACGGCCTGTTCCTGAAAAAAGGTAAAGAAGTTCACATAATACATGGAATACAACAGCACGCAGAGCCATGCGCCCGCAAGCCGCCATCCGCCGGAGAAGAAGCAAAGCGCCCGCTGCGTGGCCGCAGAAGCCCGGCGCAGCAGCCCCGCAAAGCCCAGAGCGGCCAGAAGAAGCACCGCCAGCACCACACCGCGGACCACGACGAAGACATCGTCGATGAAGGAACCGGGCACCCAGAACCACAGCGCCGCCAGCACCACGCAGCACGCCGCGCAGAGCGGCCGCGCCCCGTCCCCGTATTCCGTCTCACGAAGAAAGGCGAAGGTCAGCGCGCAAAGCAGCGCGTTCTTCACATGCCAGAAAAACACATGAATGAAATCTCCCGGCATGGTGACGATGTTGTCCCGCATGAGCTGCATGTGGAACAGCACCTGGTTGATGGTCACCTCATCGAATTCCCTTTTGGACATGATGAGAAACGCC from Mailhella massiliensis harbors:
- a CDS encoding sulfatase-like hydrolase/transferase, whose amino-acid sequence is MSKREFDEVTINQVLFHMQLMRDNIVTMPGDFIHVFFWHVKNALLCALTFAFLRETEYGDGARPLCAACCVVLAALWFWVPGSFIDDVFVVVRGVVLAVLLLAALGFAGLLRRASAATQRALCFFSGGWRLAGAWLCVLLYSMYYVNFFTFFQEQAVLGDFYAEGAYVDPRTVKVSGTGKKNLLILYCESIEETFGRSDVMGEDLLAPLRPSIETPDLRIDQMPGADFTIGGIVASQCGIPLKSISILSGNLTGWALDRYLPGALCLGDYLQKDGYHNVYYNGSSGLFSGLNKFFLSHGYEEFMAKEEWIEKKHVDPATMNIWAMYDSDMVDRSIERIDELMAEGRKFSFALSTMDTHEPGFLSPPCVDQGFSENWGGYVKCSLSQVQRLLRHISDKGWEDDFVILVMGDHLARMPEMDGVDLKHVEGRFVLCSLKRDATLVPVREVITHFDLFPSLLAALGFTVEGDRLGFGYNVFSTDVAPEKNYRDTLRKRVLGRSKIYESLWLPEYVKENS